In Pomacea canaliculata isolate SZHN2017 linkage group LG12, ASM307304v1, whole genome shotgun sequence, a single genomic region encodes these proteins:
- the LOC112553223 gene encoding toll-like receptor 2 type-2: MMLPGVQLVVVAIVVASRNVILVRTDTNLLPRGWDKICQSTSLAASDLNASFKCFLSENAPVQWRLADLRQELKTNGSKVSFEVKCEQGANISLPWPMRAPGLVELRVRDCILLDQFADFQTPAEKLSDSLRVLDMQHCTWLTDIQSFLMFYSKMEKMSKEFDCGQDNSLVEYIARNISRHLRGLSKSLSGLGLNSGPSKDADTGTIFKELLVKTDEINTKCYFSKLQVLDESDNDNFPKHHFEMMVPKNKYPSLRIMNYRNIGLLSVPEQLKQWARFFPKLELIDLSYNRIKDLNMEYPFPSNVSMTLVLHYNNITKISMDILKHWAQIPSLYVDIRHNPINCTCELANLLNQLKNETAWAGPAMKYYLSQVPYLRCFKPCQLEGRQFGSLSLNELPCPVSPVHQNDLRPVLAALAVTIVLLVLLVLAVRYRREVRILVFTRAHVLLPCGLPLANVDVGLAGGKTYDAFVAYAHEDSEWVLRELYHRLENSRPACKLCIHQRDFVVGKTIIDNIIDSIAASRHTIVVVSPNFVKSSWAMEELHQAFRQSMEERRRHLLIVMLQDVQPSSMPAMLKTCCKTFTYLEASDTLFWDRLIYSLHVTEKKKIKLDDNDVYEDELKDDGNKMLDNNPIDDELRSIFLEEMLMISSDMMSRGVAVASEDRPRPISSDAFNTSEDSPQATNTGVFTTNEDEL, from the exons ATGATGCTTCCAGGAGTCCAACTGGTTGTTGTCGCCATTGTCGTGGCGTCCAGAAACGTAATATTAGTGAGAACAGACACTAACCTACTGCCACGTGGATGGGACAAGATATGTCAGTCTACATCCCTTGCTGCCAGTGACCTGAACGCatcatttaaatgtttcttgAGCGAAAATGCTCCAGTCCAATGGCGGCTTGCAGATCTGCGACAGGAACTAAAAACTAATGGTTCAAAG GTGTCCTTTGAAGTGAAGTGTGAACAAGGCGCCAACATCAGTCTTCCATGGCCGATGAGGGCACCCGGTCTGGTGGAGTTGAGGGTACGGGACTGCATACTGTTGGACCAATTCGCTGATTTCCAAACGCCGGCAGAGAAACTGAGCGACTCTCTGCGCGTGCTGGACATGCAACATTGTACATGGCTGACTGATATACAATCTTTTCTGATGTTTTACtcaaaaatggagaaaatgtcCAAGGAGTTTGACTGTGGCCAAGACAATTCTCTGGTTGAATATATCGCGAGGAACATCAGTAGACATTTGAGAGGTCTTTCTAAGTCACTGTCAGGCCTAGGGCTGAACAGTGGTCCTTCAAAAGATGCTGATACTGGTACGATCTTCAAAGAATTATTGGTGAAAACTGATGAGATCAACACAAAATGCTATTTCAGTAAACTGCAAGTACTCGATGAAAGTGATAATGACAATTTCCCTAAACACCATTTTGAGATGATGGTGCCGAAGAATAAATATCCGAGTCTTCGCATCATGAACTATCGTAACATTGGGTTACTTAGTGTCCCTGAGCAACTCAAGCAGTGGGCGAGGTTCTTTCCCAAGCTGGAGTTGATCGATCTGTCGTATAATCGAATCAAAGATCTCAACATGGAATACCCATTCCCTAGCAACGTGAGCATGACTCTGGTTCTGCATTACAACAACATTACTAAAATCTCTATGGATATTCTTAAACATTGGGCTCAAATCCCAAGCCTTTATGTCGATATTCGTCATAACCCCATCAACTGCACCTGCGAACTTGCTAATCTTTTGAACCAGCTAAAGAACGAGACTGCGTGGGCAGGACCGGCTATGAAATATTATCTTTCCCAGGTTCCTTACCTGAGGTGTTTCAAACCCTGTCAGCTTGAGGGTAGACAGTTTGGGTCTCTCTCGTTAAATGAACTGCCTTGTCCTGTTTCTCCTGTACATCAAAATGACCTTCGCCCTGTATTAGCCGCTCTAGCAGTCACCATTGTGctgttggtgctgctggtgcttgCTGTGCGCTACCGTCGCGAGGTTCGCATCCTCGTCTTCACGCGCGCCCACGTGTTGCTGCCGTGCGGCCTTCCGCTGGCGAACGTGGACGTCGGTCTGGCGGGTGGCAAAACCTACGACGCCTTCGTGGCCTACGCACACGAAGACAGTGAGTGGGTGCTGAGGGAACTGTATCACAGGCTGGAAAACTCCAGACCAGCGTGCAAACTGTGCATCCACCAGCGAGACTTCGTGGTGGGCAAAACCATCATCGACAACATCATCGACAGCATCGCTGCTAGCAGGCACACCATCGTCGTCGTGTCACCCAATTTCGTCAA GAGTTCTTGGGCCATGGAGGAGCTTCACCAGGCTTTTCGCCAGAGCATGGAAGAACGCAGGCGCCATCTACTTATAGTCATGCTGCAAGACGTCCAGCCGTCAAGTATGCCCGCCATGTTGAAGACATGCTGTAAAACCTTCACTTACCTGGAAGCTAGTGATACACTGTTCTGGGACAG acttaTCTATTCACTGCATGtcacagagaagaagaaaataaaactggacGACAACGATGTCTACGAAGACGAGCTGAAGGATGACGGCAACAAAATGTTAGATAATAATCCTATCGACGACGAGTTGAGATCAATATTTTTAGAGGAAATGTTAATGATTTCCAGTGATATGATGAGTAGAGGTGTCGCAGTTGCGAGTGAAGACAGGCCTCGCCCCATCAGCTCAGATGCCTTTAATACAAGCGAAGACTCGCCTCAAGCCACGAACACGGGTGTCTTTACGACAAATGAAGATGAGCTTTGA
- the LOC112553224 gene encoding toll-like receptor 2 type-2: MMLYLLVVAAIFDGTRGQSSTTTNTSLLPTGWDEICQSTSLVANDSNASFSCHVTREAQVQWRLADLRASLATKDVKVSFNVTCEQGANISLPWPMKAPGLVELRVRDCILLDQFADFQTPAEKLSDSLRVLDMQHCTWLTDVQTFLMFYSKMENMSEEFDCGQDSSLVEYIMKNISRHLRGLSKSLSGLGQNSGPSKGADTGTIFKKLLEKTDKIDIRCYFSKLQVLDESNTDNFPKHHFEMMVPKNKYPSLRIMNYRNIGLLSVPEQLKQWTRFFPKLEVIDLSYNRIKDLNMEYPFPSNVSMTLVLHYNNITKISMDILKNWAQIPGLYVDIRHNPINCTCELGNLLDQLNNTTAWTGLAMTYYRSYVPDLTCFTPEALKGRRLGSLSLDDLPCHVLPYDLRPALAALAVVVLVLLVFLLLAVRYRREVRILVFTRAHVLLPCGLPLANVDVGLAGRKTYDAFVAYAHEDSEWVLKELCHRLENSSTPSRPACKLCIHQRDFVVGKTIIDNIIDSIASSRHTIVVVSPSFVKSAWAMEELQQAFRQSLEERRRHLVIVMLKDVQMSKMPLVLRRCCKTFTYLEANDSLFWDRLLYSLHVTEKKKSIKLHEDGENGEEKKDEIQGEGNRKLEDNPIDAEFRRALFLESMRSLSVDSTSTVVSTVSDDRLLVTPSPAPRLISPFRF; the protein is encoded by the exons ATGATGCTATACTTGCTGGTCGTTGCCGCCATCTTTGATGGGACAAGAGGTCAGTCGTCCACGACGACAAATACCAGCTTGCTGCCCACCGGCTGGGACGAAATATGTCAGTCGACATCACTTGTTGCCAATGACTCCAACGCTTCATtctcatgtcacgtgactagagagGCACAAGTCCAATGGCGGCTCGCGGATCTACGGGCGTCGCTGGCCACGAAGGATGTGAAG GTGTCTTTTAATGTGACATGTGAACAAGGCGCCAACATCAGTCTTCCATGGCCGATGAAGGCACCCGGTCTGGTGGAGTTGAGGGTACGGGACTGCATACTGTTGGACCAATTCGCTGATTTCCAAACGCCGGCAGAGAAACTGAGCGATTCTCTGCGCGTGCTGGACATGCAACATTGTACATGGCTGACTGATGTACAAACTTTCCTGATGTTTTACTCAAAAATGGAGAACATGTCCGAGGAGTTTGACTGTGGCCAAGACAGTTCTCTGGTTGAATACATCATGAAAAACATCAGTAGACATTTGAGAGGTCTTTCTAAGTCACTGTCAGGCCTAGGGCAGAACAGTGGTCCTTCAAAGGGTGCTGATACTGGTACGATCTTCAAGAAATTATTGGAGAAAACTGATAAGATCGACATAAGATGCTATTTCAGTAAACTGCAAGTACTCGATGAAAGTAATACTGACAATTTCCCTAAACACCATTTTGAGATGATGGTGCCGAAGAATAAATATCCGAGTCTTCGCATCATGAACTATCGTAACATTGGGTTACTTAGTGTTCCTGAGCAACTCAAGCAGTGGACGAGGTTCTTTCCCAAGCTGGAAGTGATCGATCTGTCGTATAATCGAATCAAAGATCTCAACATGGAATACCCATTCCCTAGCAACGTGAGCATGACTCTAGTTCTGCATTACAACAACATTACTAAAATCTCTATGGATATCCTCAAAAACTGGGCTCAAATCCCAGGCCTTTATGTCGATATTCGCCATAACCCCATCAACTGCACCTGCGAACTTGGCAATCTATTGGACCAGCTGAACAATACAACAGCATGGACCGGACTGGCCATGACCTATTATCGTTCCTATGTCCCTGACCTCACATGCTTCACACCAGAGGCGCTGAAGGGTCGAAGGCTTGGTTCTCTGTCTCTAGATGACCTCCCTTGTCATGTATTACCCTATGACCTTCGACCTGCTTTGGCTGCTCTCGCGGTGGTTGTCCTTGTGCTGTTGGTGTTCCTGCTGCTTGCTGTGCGCTACCGTCGCGAGGTTCGCATCCTCGTCTTCACGCGCGCCCACGTGTTGCTGCCGTGCGGCCTTCCACTGGCGAACGTGGACGTCGGTCTGGCAGGTAGGAAAACCTACGACGCCTTCGTGGCCTACGCACACGAGGACAGCGAGTGGGTGCTGAAGGAGCTGTGTCACAGGCTGGAAAACTCCTCCACGCCCTCCAGACCAGCGTGCAAACTGTGCATCCACCAGCGGGACTTCGTCGTGGGCAAAACCATCATCGACAACATCATCGACAGCATCGCCTCTAGCAGGCACACCATTGTTGTCGTGTCGCCCAGTTTCGTCAA AAGTGCTTGGGCCATGGAAGAACTGCAGCAGGCCTTCCGTCAGAGTCTGGAGGAACGGAGGCGCCATCTGGTGATAGTGATGCTGAAAGATGTCCAGATGTCGAAAATGCCCCTCGTACTGAGAAGATGCTGCAAAACCTTTACTTATCTCGAAGCTAATGATTCACTCTTCTGGGACAg ACTTCTGTACTCGCTTCACGTGAcggagaaaaagaagagcatCAAACTGCATGAAGACGGAGAGAATGGCGAGGAGAAGAAAGACGAGATTCAGGGGGAAGGCAACCGAAAGTTAGAAGATAACCCCATCGACGCCGAGTTCAGACGGGCGCTATTTTTAGAATCAATGCGCTCACTCTCGGTGGACAGCACGAGCACAGTTGTCTCCACTGTCAGCGACGACCGACTACTCGTGACGCCCTCTCCTGCGCCTAGATTAATCTCCCCTTTTCGTTTTTGA
- the LOC112576913 gene encoding toll-like receptor 2 type-2 has translation MMLYLLVVAAIIVEAREVMSATTDTNLLPPGWEAICSPVPPAASDLNASFECHVNETAPVKWQLADLRTLLASFPAGSVKVSFKVTCENGGNISLPWPMRAPGLVEVRVRDCILLDKYDDFGTSAEKLGDFLRVMDLRNSTWLVELEDLGILSQLENLTSDYDCGQDSSIVEYIYRNIRDITMLNNTVLTTSSDTTADAGVEFKDLLQTIANVDLSCKYEKMEVYDQSENIAFPLHHFEFLVFRAKYPSLRIMNYSYIGLKAVPQQLKEWARYFPKLELIDLSHNRINDLTFEFPYAADVNMTLRLHYNNVSKISVDILKNWATMPKLFVDIRQNPIDCGCDLGNLLAQFKNETAWKGPAMNYYRSYVPDLTCFTPHGLKGRSIGSLSPEELYCPVSQADLRPAMAALVIVAVVLLVLLVLAVRYRREVRILVFTRAHVLLPCGLPLANVDVGLAGGKTYDAFVAYAHDDSEWVLRELCHRLENSVTRGRPACKLCIHQRDFVVGKTIIDNIIDSIAASRHTIVVVSPSFVKSSWAMEELQQALRQSLEERRRHLVIVMLKEVEQTNMPPVLKRCCKTFTYLEASDSLFWDRLQFSLHVTEKKRVKLDEKDANDYEDQQKTDDAITDGVFHNSDNKSIDDHLTKNLFLETMRTISVDSAISLGSAASDDRQLVTPPASSRFIVPTFSFNRH, from the exons ATGATGCTGTACTTGCTGGTCGTTGCCGCCATCATCGTGGAGGCAAGAGAGGTGATGTCGGCGACGACAGACACTAACCTGCTGCCACCTGGGTGGGAGGCAATCTGCTCACCTGTACCACCTGCTGCCAGTGACCTCAATGCCTCGTTTGAATGTCACGTGAATGAAACAGCTCCAGTCAAATGGCAGCTGGCTGATCTTAGGACATTGCTGGCTTCTTTCCCCGCTGGTAGTGTGAAG GTATCTTTTAAAGTCACGTGTGAAAATGGCGGCAACATAAGTCTACCCTGGCCTATGAGGGCGCCTGGCCTCGTGGAAGTGAGGGTCAGGGACTGCATTTTGTTGGACAAATACGATGATTTCGGAACGTCCGCAGAAAAGCTTGGTGATTTTCTGCGCGTGATGGACCTGCGCAATAGCACCTGGCTGGTTGAATTAGAAGACTTGGGGATCTTAAGTCAGCTGGAGAACCTGACCAGCGACTATGACTGCGGCCAGGACAGTTCTATCGTGGAGTACATCTACAGGAATATTAGGGACATCACCATGTTAAACAATACCGTTTTGACAACATCGAGTGACACAACCGCAGATGCCGGTGTGGAGTTTAAAGATCTTTTGCAGACTATTGCTAACGTCGACTTAAGCTGCAAGTATGAAAAAATGGAAGTGTACGACCAAAGTGAGAACATAGCGTTTCCGCTTCACCACTTTGAGTTTTTAGTTTTTCGCGCGAAGTATCCGAGTCTTCGCATTATGAACTACAGCTACATTGGCTTAAAGGCAGTTCCTCAGCAACTGAAGGAATGGGCGAGATATTTCCCCAAGCTAGAGCTGATCGACTTGTCGCATAACCGAATTAACGACCTCACCTTCGAATTCCCCTACGCGGCGGACGTGAACATGACCCTGCGTCTTCATTACAACAACGTCAGTAAAATCTCTGTGGACATTCTCAAGAACTGGGCGACCATGCCCAAACTTTTTGTGGATATTCGTCAGAATCCCATAGACTGTGGCTGTGACCTTGGCAACCTTCTAGCACAGTTTAAGAACGAAACCGCGTGGAAAGGACCTGCTATGAACTATTACCGTTCCTACGTTCCTGACCTCACGTGCTTCACACCTCATGGGCTGAAGGGTCGAAGTATTGGTTCTCTGTCGCCAGAAGAACTGTACTGTCCAGTGTCACAGGCTGACCTTCGCCCTGCCATGGCCGCTCTAGTGATCGTTGCTGTTGTGctgttggtgctgctggtgcttgCTGTGCGCTACCGTCGCGAGGTTCGCATCCTCGTCTTCACGCGCGCCCACGTGTTGCTGCCGTGCGGCCTTCCGCTGGCGAACGTGGACGTCGGTCTGGCGGGTGGCAAAACCTACGACGCCTTCGTGGCCTACGCACACGACGACAGCGAGTGGGTGCTGAGGGAGCTGTGTCACAGGCTGGAGAACTCCGTCACGCGAGGCAGACCAGCGTGCAAACTGTGCATCCACCAACGGGACTTCGTGGTGGGCAAAACCATCATCGACAACATCATCGACAGCATCGCCGCTAGCAGGCACACCATCGTCGTCGTGTCACCTAGCTTCGTCAA GAGCTCCTGGGCCATGGAGGAGCTTCAGCAGGCTTTACGCCAGAGTCTGGAAGAACGCAGGCGCCATCTGGTGATAGTCATGCTGAAAGAAGTGGAACAGACGAACATGCCACCAGTTCTGAAGAGATGCTGTAAAACCTTCACTTACCTAGAAGCTAGCGACTCACTCTTCTGGGACAG GCTCCAGTTTTCGCTCCATGTcacagaaaagaagagagttAAGCTGGATGAAAAAGATGCTAACGATTATGAAGACCAACAGAAGACTGATGACGCTATTACAGATGGTGTTTTCCACAACTCTGATAATAAGTCCATCGATGACCACCTGACAAAGAATCTGTTTTTAGAAACAATGCGCACCATCTCAGTGGATAGTGCCATCTCACTCGGCTCGGCAGCAAGCGACGACCGACAACTCGTGACACCTCCGGCTAGTTCAAGATTTATCGTTCCTACTTTCAGCTTCAATCGCCATTGA